From one Streptomyces mobaraensis genomic stretch:
- a CDS encoding FG-GAP repeat domain-containing protein, translated as MTHSSRQARVLSRLVASAIATVLVGTAAGTATAAGQGGATAGKAGTAEAKAGRHEPTPVAPFFFLSAILPSGQMYVYLPDGKGGFDARSGAYVWPHLKYGVSVDPDLTGSQDGAYHVMDDGTLDLWRNGKLKRVAGGWNRYDNVFSPGTLARAAHPDLVARDKQGVLWRFQTKADGTPAPGVKIGPGWGQYTRITGLGDLTGDDKADIVARDKQGVLWLYKGTGDARKPFAARTRVGGGWNRFDKLVTTGDVDADGHSDLLARDPKGDLWLYKGTGKAAAPFKARTKIGTGFGQYRDLF; from the coding sequence GTGACCCACTCCTCCCGGCAGGCGCGCGTCCTGTCGCGTCTCGTCGCCTCGGCGATCGCCACCGTCCTGGTCGGCACCGCCGCCGGCACCGCCACGGCGGCCGGCCAGGGCGGCGCCACGGCAGGCAAGGCGGGCACGGCAGAGGCCAAGGCCGGGCGGCACGAGCCGACCCCCGTCGCGCCGTTCTTCTTCCTGTCCGCGATCCTGCCGTCGGGTCAGATGTACGTGTACCTGCCCGACGGGAAGGGCGGCTTCGACGCCCGCTCCGGCGCCTACGTCTGGCCCCACCTCAAGTACGGCGTGTCGGTCGACCCTGACCTGACGGGCAGTCAGGACGGCGCGTACCACGTCATGGACGACGGGACGCTCGACCTCTGGCGGAACGGGAAGCTGAAGCGGGTGGCCGGCGGCTGGAACCGGTACGACAACGTCTTCTCGCCCGGCACGCTCGCCCGCGCCGCCCACCCCGACCTGGTGGCGCGCGACAAGCAGGGCGTCCTCTGGCGCTTCCAGACCAAGGCGGACGGCACCCCGGCCCCCGGCGTGAAGATCGGTCCCGGCTGGGGCCAGTACACCCGGATCACCGGCCTCGGCGACCTGACCGGCGACGACAAGGCCGACATCGTCGCCCGGGACAAGCAGGGCGTCCTCTGGCTGTACAAGGGCACGGGCGACGCGCGGAAGCCGTTCGCCGCCCGGACGCGCGTCGGCGGCGGCTGGAACCGGTTCGACAAGCTGGTGACCACGGGCGACGTCGACGCCGACGGCCACAGCGACCTCCTCGCCCGCGACCCCAAGGGCGACCTGTGGCTGTACAAGGGCACCGGCAAGGCCGCCGCGCCGTTCAAGGCCAGGACGAAGATCGGTACGGGCTTCGGCCAGTACCGCGACCTCTTCTGA
- a CDS encoding carboxymuconolactone decarboxylase family protein → MAERAITAEVAAASRMSDPVELVPEMAEVSAALFKAVGNRTVPRRTIGLVHLRAGQIVGNTYLTMLHTDLLRKADETEERITAVSSWQDAPYFTAAERAALALVEAVFQPSAWGERVSDELYAQVAEHYDDKALATLTIAIGQVGFFVPLALVAKPVPGRTFSEQWK, encoded by the coding sequence ATGGCGGAGCGTGCGATCACGGCAGAGGTGGCGGCGGCCTCGCGGATGTCCGACCCGGTGGAGCTCGTGCCGGAGATGGCGGAGGTGTCGGCGGCGCTGTTCAAGGCCGTGGGGAACCGGACGGTGCCGCGGCGCACGATCGGGCTGGTCCACCTGCGGGCCGGCCAGATCGTCGGCAACACGTACCTGACCATGCTGCACACCGACCTGCTGCGGAAGGCCGACGAGACCGAGGAGCGGATCACGGCGGTCTCCTCGTGGCAGGACGCGCCCTACTTCACCGCGGCGGAGCGGGCCGCGCTGGCCCTGGTCGAGGCGGTGTTCCAGCCGTCGGCGTGGGGTGAGCGGGTGTCCGACGAGCTGTACGCGCAGGTGGCCGAGCACTACGACGACAAGGCGCTGGCCACTCTGACGATCGCGATCGGCCAGGTCGGGTTCTTCGTACCGCTGGCTCTCGTCGCCAAGCCGGTGCCGGGGCGGACGTTCTCCGAGCAGTGGAAGTAG
- a CDS encoding GGDEF domain-containing protein produces MTNLICQVLPIAAPTLGWAAHALVLARRLRTARTDPLTGLMRREEFTARAPRAVRHPQAAVLLLDLNGFKQINDTHGHAVGDQVLAAVGRRLAAWCASRGGFAARLGGDEFAAVVRLDPDADLDDELTYGLSARLSAPLDTGTVTLAPRASIGLCHTAHHPGAALPELLRGADEAMYTAKRLGDHWRPAGPVGTYPTVAGRRAGRPGTHLTLLTPVRRRAAS; encoded by the coding sequence ATGACGAACCTCATATGCCAGGTCCTGCCCATCGCCGCCCCGACCCTCGGCTGGGCCGCCCACGCCCTCGTCCTCGCCCGCCGCCTCCGTACCGCCCGCACGGACCCGCTCACCGGGCTGATGCGCCGCGAGGAGTTCACGGCCCGCGCCCCGCGCGCGGTGCGCCACCCGCAGGCCGCGGTGCTGCTGCTCGACCTCAACGGGTTCAAACAGATCAACGACACGCACGGGCACGCGGTGGGCGACCAGGTCCTCGCCGCCGTGGGCCGCCGGCTCGCCGCCTGGTGCGCCTCACGCGGCGGTTTCGCCGCGCGGCTGGGCGGGGACGAGTTCGCCGCGGTCGTCCGCCTCGACCCCGACGCCGACCTGGACGACGAGCTGACGTACGGCCTGTCCGCCCGGCTCTCCGCGCCCCTCGACACGGGAACCGTCACGCTCGCCCCTCGCGCATCCATCGGCCTCTGTCACACCGCGCACCACCCGGGTGCCGCCCTGCCCGAACTGCTGCGCGGTGCCGACGAGGCCATGTACACGGCCAAGCGCCTCGGCGACCACTGGCGGCCGGCCGGTCCCGTCGGCACGTACCCCACGGTGGCCGGACGCCGCGCCGGCCGCCCGGGGACGCACCTGACGCTGCTCACCCCGGTCCGGCGCCGGGCCGCCTCCTGA